A single Mesomycoplasma ovipneumoniae DNA region contains:
- a CDS encoding LlaJI family restriction endonuclease, translating to MISEFVREQIRYTQKELCNILKSNEDEAIILIRKLKEYGVLKTVKASDKQKNMNELLDEHIEISGVKVGENEYFYVFTFVGVIVIAGRVLKCYPKYLLSNKNPTNELKQIIKVLEKYNSSEQIIKMFNDSSESSSFNLLAVILFLLNDYYENGIYNSTEEIVEFNGIGEILWDKTINESFAILSNEKPYYIELHTRKRVANDFDYFTRLHQCILTKISKELKKATLLDLFEITEVDLSDEKLDDFGDEDYILYRIEKELGLQYNTRKQLLLMTIYSYIDKKGSLHDLDCLTLFGTNNFNLVWEKICSHIMNNQLENSLDALNLPVLLKDGYDKKKKLIDLIEKPLWTITGKEAKNTLIPDLVSIFQNDGNYEFIIFDAKYYNAHLEYGITPSGQPGIESITKQYLYQLAYQKFINDHEFSAVKNCFLLPSENDSIENKGEVKLEMMENIGLQNVQVIYSCSNGLWSISDRKKNGF from the coding sequence ATGATCTCCGAATTTGTAAGGGAACAAATACGTTATACTCAAAAAGAACTTTGTAACATTTTGAAATCTAATGAAGATGAAGCTATTATATTGATTAGAAAATTAAAAGAATATGGTGTCTTAAAAACGGTAAAAGCTTCTGATAAACAAAAGAACATGAATGAACTACTAGATGAACATATAGAGATATCTGGTGTTAAAGTAGGCGAGAATGAATATTTTTATGTATTTACTTTTGTTGGAGTTATTGTTATAGCAGGTAGAGTGCTTAAGTGTTATCCAAAGTATCTATTAAGCAATAAGAATCCTACTAATGAGTTAAAACAAATAATAAAAGTTCTTGAAAAATACAATTCTTCCGAACAGATTATAAAAATGTTTAATGATAGTAGTGAAAGTAGTTCATTTAATCTTTTGGCAGTAATCTTGTTTTTATTAAATGATTATTATGAAAATGGAATTTACAACAGTACAGAAGAAATTGTTGAATTCAATGGAATAGGAGAAATTTTATGGGATAAAACTATAAATGAATCATTTGCAATTTTATCAAATGAAAAACCATATTATATCGAATTACACACTCGTAAAAGAGTTGCCAATGACTTTGATTATTTTACTCGGCTTCATCAATGCATACTAACAAAGATTTCTAAAGAGTTAAAGAAAGCCACTCTTCTTGATTTATTTGAAATCACAGAAGTAGATTTATCTGATGAGAAATTAGATGATTTCGGCGATGAAGATTATATTTTATATAGAATTGAAAAAGAACTAGGTCTGCAGTATAACACGAGAAAACAATTACTTTTAATGACCATATATTCTTATATAGACAAAAAAGGCAGTCTTCATGATCTTGATTGCTTAACTTTGTTTGGAACTAATAATTTTAATTTGGTTTGGGAAAAGATTTGTTCACACATTATGAACAATCAATTGGAAAATAGTTTGGATGCTTTGAATCTTCCAGTGCTTTTAAAAGATGGTTATGATAAAAAGAAAAAATTAATAGATTTAATTGAAAAGCCTTTATGGACTATTACAGGCAAAGAGGCGAAAAATACTTTAATACCAGATTTAGTATCCATCTTTCAAAATGATGGTAATTATGAATTTATTATATTTGACGCAAAGTATTATAACGCACATTTGGAATACGGAATTACACCAAGTGGACAGCCAGGAATAGAATCAATTACAAAACAATATTTATATCAATTAGCTTATCAAAAATTTATAAATGATCATGAGTTTTCAGCAGTTAAGAATTGTTTTCTTCTACCTTCAGAAAATGATTCTATCGAAAATAAAGGTGAAGTAAAACTTGAAATGATGGAAAATATTGGATTGCAAAATGTTCAAGTAATTTATTCCTGCAGTAATGGCTTATGATCTATATCTGACAGAAAGAAAAATGGATTTTAA
- a CDS encoding IS3 family transposase — protein MSRHFKKDEFDMIYKIYNEFGLKKTINYINDISPDTNFTTRSQLVRRIKKIIRYYNNGMQDQLLDKKGARRKPGSGKPKKQIEPDWNEFTKEELIEIAKRYYETNKDKSKSAKLSEAKTLNIPYSKSAKIFNVCRQAVAKSKTRVIKVKEHKNDAIIKKSFLDNKGRYGRLRLSAYISMKYNIDINARSLGRHLKRLNLVCKIRKRRRKSEIKNTKFALPDIVKRDYNDKLNRNIFATDITYIKAPRDVKENHVFLSVIIEHKTKKIRDFKLSVNNDLNLVMDNIKTFRSIDKDFVIHSDHGFQYTSKVYIDKINKMGGTVSLSRLGNSLDNREAEYWFSIIKSECLNELNYSKITLEDLKKIIADYIFSRVSQFHKVILKKYLVFPSFPVS, from the coding sequence ATGTCAAGACACTTTAAAAAAGACGAGTTTGATATGATTTATAAAATTTACAATGAATTTGGATTAAAAAAAACAATAAATTATATAAATGATATTTCGCCAGATACAAATTTTACAACCAGAAGTCAACTAGTTCGAAGAATCAAAAAAATTATTAGATATTATAATAATGGTATGCAAGACCAATTATTAGATAAAAAGGGTGCAAGGAGAAAGCCAGGGAGTGGCAAACCTAAAAAACAAATTGAACCCGATTGAAACGAATTTACAAAAGAAGAATTAATAGAAATAGCTAAGAGATATTACGAAACCAACAAAGATAAATCAAAATCAGCAAAACTTAGTGAAGCCAAAACACTAAATATTCCCTACAGCAAATCTGCAAAAATTTTTAATGTATGTAGACAAGCAGTGGCAAAATCTAAAACTAGAGTTATAAAAGTAAAAGAGCACAAAAATGACGCAATAATTAAAAAATCCTTTCTTGATAACAAAGGTAGATATGGTCGCTTAAGGTTGAGTGCTTATATTTCTATGAAATATAATATTGACATTAACGCTCGAAGTCTTGGAAGACATTTAAAAAGATTGAATTTAGTATGCAAAATTAGAAAACGAAGAAGAAAGAGCGAAATTAAGAACACCAAATTCGCACTTCCGGATATTGTTAAACGCGACTACAATGATAAATTAAATAGGAATATTTTTGCTACTGATATTACATATATAAAAGCTCCCAGAGATGTTAAGGAAAACCATGTATTTTTGTCTGTAATAATTGAGCATAAAACTAAAAAAATCAGAGATTTTAAATTATCTGTAAACAATGATCTTAATTTAGTTATGGATAATATAAAGACATTTAGGTCTATTGATAAAGATTTTGTTATTCATTCAGACCATGGATTTCAATACACTTCAAAAGTCTATATTGACAAAATAAATAAAATGGGAGGAACTGTTTCGTTGTCTCGTCTAGGAAATTCTTTGGATAATAGGGAGGCTGAATATTGATTTTCAATTATAAAAAGTGAATGCTTAAACGAGTTAAACTACAGTAAAATAACTTTAGAAGATCTGAAAAAAATAATTGCAGATTATATATTTTCCCGAGTTTCCCAGTTTCATAAGGTAATTTTAAAAAAGTATCTGGTTTTCCCGAGTTTCCCAGTTTCATAA
- a CDS encoding type I restriction endonuclease subunit R, producing MGIRDTKMEAELENNIIEYLVSNQGYVYIKPDEMKLSFNRKYAFDKDRLLEFIKTSQPDEFNTLRLDTDSGKDNFYKQLDTSIKQHGIVSVLKNGIKCYPSSGTIIFYHAIDPKRPSSYNEFKTNIFSVTNQLRYSDKNKGLELDLAIFVNGLPIITMELKSRASSSGWAYKDAEDQYINDRDPKETLFSFKRCIAHFAVDENFITFATKLDGKNTRFMPFNKGTTLGGSGNPINDSGTMTDYLWKDFLKKETLTSLIRDFAYISVDKVKKTETLIFPRYHQYRVVTKLVEDVRKNGVGNRYLIQHSAGSGKSNSITWLAYRLVEVDYKNQKAFDSVIVVTDRLNLDKQISDNIRKFIDEPSVVGHASSSTDLKNMLIDSKKIIITTVQKFPYLLEKIGTDLKGKNFAIIIDEAHSSQSGKAAASLNMAVSGSLGNEDEFEIEDKLNELIEARKMPKNASFFAFTATPKAKTIQMFGSVFDLYSMKQAIEEGFILDVLKNYTHYENYYKIYKTIEENPNFDRKKAQRKIRKYVEGQEFPIREKSEFMVNHFLANTVNKINGKAKAMIVTQGILRAIEYYHKVSDLLKNSNTGYEALVAFSGEKEYNGKIVTETSLNGFSDKETPEKFKQDKYKFLIVADKYQTGYDEPLLHTMYVDKVLNDVKAVQTLSRLNRSAKYKIDTCVIDFANQPEHISDAFQPYYKETKLERETDPNKLNNLLSMLDAKYVYEKDEVDRLVDLFLENSPRSSIDSIVDQSVERYIALSEEDQVEFKSGVKSFIRTYNFLASILPIGQVDWEKKVIFFERLIHRLPTPKGDDLSAGILESVDLESYRLEKKNTIVIILEDEDGKVEGLGIGAGKKNEVELDTLENIVSTFNDIFGNIDWQDKDNVARQIKELPEMVMKNEKFKNALKNSDIENIKREYHLALREVFRIIIVDNKELFGQWTNNSNFREWLSDTIFDEIMKKNKR from the coding sequence ATGGGAATTAGAGATACAAAGATGGAAGCAGAACTTGAAAATAATATCATCGAATATCTTGTTTCGAATCAGGGTTATGTATATATAAAACCTGATGAAATGAAGCTTTCTTTTAATAGGAAATATGCTTTTGACAAAGACAGACTTTTAGAATTTATTAAGACATCTCAGCCAGATGAATTTAATACCTTAAGGCTTGATACAGACAGCGGTAAAGACAACTTCTATAAGCAACTGGATACTTCAATTAAGCAACATGGAATTGTTTCTGTTTTAAAGAATGGCATTAAGTGCTATCCATCCTCAGGGACTATCATTTTTTATCATGCCATAGATCCTAAAAGACCAAGTTCTTATAATGAATTTAAAACGAATATTTTTTCAGTTACTAATCAGCTGAGATATTCTGATAAAAATAAAGGCTTAGAACTCGACTTGGCTATTTTTGTAAATGGGCTTCCAATTATAACAATGGAACTTAAGAGTAGAGCTTCTAGCTCAGGTTGGGCATATAAGGATGCTGAAGATCAATATATAAATGATAGAGATCCAAAAGAAACCTTATTTAGTTTTAAAAGGTGCATTGCACATTTTGCAGTTGATGAAAACTTTATTACTTTTGCAACAAAATTAGATGGAAAAAACACAAGGTTTATGCCATTTAATAAAGGCACTACCCTTGGCGGCTCAGGCAATCCTATAAATGATAGTGGCACAATGACAGATTATTTATGGAAAGATTTTTTGAAAAAGGAAACATTGACAAGCTTAATAAGAGACTTTGCTTATATTTCTGTAGATAAAGTCAAAAAAACAGAAACGTTGATTTTCCCTAGATACCATCAATACAGAGTAGTTACAAAACTTGTAGAAGATGTTCGGAAAAATGGAGTAGGCAATAGATATTTAATCCAACACAGTGCAGGTAGTGGTAAGAGTAACTCTATAACGTGGCTCGCTTATCGTTTGGTTGAAGTGGATTATAAAAACCAAAAAGCTTTTGATTCGGTAATAGTTGTTACAGATAGATTGAACTTGGATAAGCAAATCAGCGATAATATTAGGAAATTTATAGATGAACCGAGTGTTGTTGGGCATGCTAGTTCTTCAACTGATTTAAAGAATATGTTGATTGATAGTAAAAAGATTATCATTACAACCGTTCAGAAATTCCCATATCTACTTGAGAAAATTGGAACTGATTTAAAGGGTAAAAATTTTGCAATTATAATTGATGAAGCTCATTCATCACAAAGCGGTAAGGCAGCGGCTTCATTAAATATGGCTGTATCGGGTAGTTTAGGAAATGAAGATGAATTTGAAATAGAAGATAAACTAAATGAATTGATTGAGGCAAGAAAAATGCCTAAAAATGCGAGTTTCTTTGCTTTTACTGCTACTCCTAAGGCAAAAACTATCCAAATGTTTGGAAGTGTATTTGATTTATACTCCATGAAACAAGCTATCGAAGAAGGATTTATTCTTGATGTTTTAAAAAATTATACACATTATGAAAACTATTATAAGATTTACAAAACAATAGAAGAGAACCCTAATTTTGATAGAAAGAAAGCCCAAAGGAAAATAAGAAAATATGTCGAAGGTCAAGAATTTCCTATAAGAGAAAAAAGCGAATTCATGGTGAATCATTTCCTCGCAAATACAGTGAATAAGATTAACGGAAAAGCAAAGGCAATGATTGTAACACAAGGTATTTTAAGAGCAATTGAGTACTACCATAAAGTTAGTGATCTACTAAAAAATTCTAATACTGGTTATGAAGCTTTGGTTGCATTTTCTGGTGAAAAAGAATACAATGGCAAGATTGTAACAGAAACAAGTTTGAATGGTTTTTCTGACAAAGAAACCCCAGAAAAATTTAAGCAAGATAAATATAAGTTTTTGATTGTTGCTGACAAATATCAGACCGGATATGATGAGCCTCTTTTACATACAATGTATGTAGATAAGGTTTTAAATGATGTTAAAGCGGTACAAACTCTATCAAGACTTAATAGGAGTGCTAAATATAAGATAGACACTTGCGTGATTGATTTTGCAAATCAACCAGAACATATATCAGATGCTTTTCAACCATACTATAAGGAAACGAAGTTGGAAAGAGAAACAGACCCTAACAAACTTAATAATTTATTATCCATGCTTGATGCAAAGTATGTTTATGAAAAAGACGAAGTAGATAGATTAGTTGATTTATTTCTAGAAAACAGCCCAAGAAGTTCTATTGATAGCATTGTAGATCAGTCCGTGGAAAGATATATAGCTCTAAGTGAAGAAGATCAGGTTGAATTTAAGAGTGGTGTAAAATCTTTTATAAGAACCTATAATTTCTTAGCATCTATTCTACCTATTGGTCAAGTAGATTGAGAAAAGAAAGTGATTTTCTTTGAACGATTGATTCATAGATTGCCTACACCAAAAGGAGATGATTTGTCTGCAGGAATTTTGGAGTCAGTTGATTTAGAAAGTTATAGGCTAGAAAAGAAAAATACAATTGTTATTATTTTGGAAGATGAGGATGGTAAAGTTGAAGGCTTGGGCATAGGAGCTGGAAAAAAGAACGAAGTTGAGCTAGATACATTAGAAAATATTGTATCTACATTCAATGACATTTTTGGTAATATAGACTGGCAAGACAAAGATAATGTTGCAAGGCAAATAAAAGAATTACCCGAGATGGTAATGAAAAATGAGAAATTCAAAAATGCTCTAAAAAACTCAGATATTGAAAATATCAAGAGAGAGTATCATTTAGCGTTAAGAGAAGTTTTCAGAATTATAATAGTAGATAATAAAGAACTATTTGGACAATGGACAAATAACTCTAACTTTCGGGAATGGTTAAGCGATACAATTTTTGATGAGATTATGAAGAAAAATAAACGGTAA
- a CDS encoding restriction endonuclease subunit S, translating to MNRYEEYKKVNLIWLKEIPSHWEIIPISHVFEERRERNNNGNNQFILSVMKNIGVIPYTDKGNVGNKVSENIENYKVVYPNDLVLNSMNMMIGSLGKSNYKGVLSQVYYVLKLMNSSKYNIDYLNYLFKNKVFHESFRVLGKGILDHRLRVPIQLLKYEKILIPPINEQEQIANYLDWKINEIDRLIKIEKEKIKELKTLMFNVIAEFVLRGIDTQNYKKSKIKWIDDIPSHWNEVSIRGSVNIIRGNSSFTKDDLKNKGKYVGLQYGKVYKTEIIDSEFHFYVSDKFYKTSQAVNKNDIIIVSTSETVEDLGHTSFYNRDDIGLIGGEQILLKPLNNINSKYLFYLSKIFRTQLQPCATGIKVYRFKISDLKQIYIPLPPIKEQEKIVLNIEYKLKLLDERVKNNYDLIKELELLKQSLISEVVTGKIDVRNVVIPEYEKVTILYDEAEEFDEMEGIEDGN from the coding sequence ATGAATAGGTATGAGGAATATAAAAAAGTTAATTTAATTTGGCTGAAAGAAATACCTAGTCATTGGGAAATAATACCCATCTCTCACGTTTTCGAAGAGCGAAGAGAACGAAATAATAATGGTAATAATCAATTTATCTTATCAGTAATGAAAAACATAGGTGTTATTCCATACACAGATAAAGGCAATGTAGGTAATAAAGTATCTGAAAATATAGAAAACTATAAAGTCGTTTACCCCAATGACTTAGTCTTAAATTCAATGAACATGATGATAGGATCATTAGGAAAATCAAACTATAAAGGAGTCTTGAGCCAAGTTTATTATGTGCTTAAGCTAATGAACTCAAGCAAATATAATATAGATTACTTAAACTACTTGTTTAAAAACAAGGTATTTCATGAATCTTTCAGGGTTTTAGGCAAAGGAATTCTTGACCATAGACTTAGAGTGCCGATTCAATTATTAAAATATGAAAAAATACTTATACCACCAATAAATGAACAAGAACAAATTGCAAACTATCTTGACTGGAAAATTAATGAGATAGATAGATTGATTAAAATAGAAAAAGAGAAGATAAAAGAATTGAAAACACTAATGTTTAATGTTATTGCTGAATTTGTATTAAGAGGAATTGATACGCAAAATTATAAAAAAAGCAAAATAAAATGAATTGATGATATTCCAAGCCACTGGAATGAGGTATCAATTAGAGGAAGTGTAAATATTATTAGAGGTAATTCAAGTTTTACAAAAGACGATTTAAAAAACAAAGGGAAATATGTTGGATTACAATATGGAAAAGTTTACAAAACAGAGATAATAGACTCAGAGTTTCATTTTTATGTTAGTGATAAATTTTATAAAACCTCACAAGCTGTAAACAAGAACGATATTATCATTGTTTCTACTTCTGAAACAGTGGAAGATTTAGGACACACATCATTTTATAACAGAGATGATATTGGACTTATTGGCGGAGAACAAATATTACTCAAGCCATTAAACAATATCAATTCTAAATATTTATTCTATTTATCTAAAATTTTCCGAACTCAGTTGCAACCATGTGCTACAGGAATAAAGGTTTATAGATTTAAAATTAGTGATTTGAAACAAATATATATACCTTTACCACCAATAAAAGAACAGGAAAAAATAGTTTTAAATATAGAATATAAATTGAAACTATTAGATGAAAGAGTGAAGAATAATTATGATTTGATTAAAGAATTAGAGTTACTCAAACAATCACTAATTTCAGAAGTAGTAACAGGAAAAATTGATGTAAGAAATGTTGTTATACCTGAATATGAAAAAGTAACTATTTTATATGATGAAGCAGAAGAATTTGATGAAATGGAGGGGATAGAGGATGGGAATTAG
- a CDS encoding N-6 DNA methylase, whose amino-acid sequence MKETEMGSRIVEVHNGSALFTGDAGNGASNARRFMIEEDLIEAIIQLPENMFYNTGITTYIWILSNRKEERRKGKIQLINANSIKTTLRKNMGKKNCEFSKADREFILNQYLNFEENEYSKIFLNDEFGYYKIVVERPLRQAVLCNAENLKEIEEELKKIGAFSEKINKKILESSFIKGTTSSIKELEKSENLEAYMEVLKLMKSDERYLDYAAFEKEFNNHLKKKNIKGASLSKFVSTGLLDNMIIRDENTAIQKDSKGNVIVDPNLRDTESIPMTFEGGIEEFIKREVLPYHADAFVDESKTQIGYEINFTKYFYKAKELERVEDIVRRIKELERQSDGLMASILELYE is encoded by the coding sequence ATGAAAGAAACCGAAATGGGATCTCGCATTGTTGAGGTTCATAACGGTTCGGCTCTATTTACGGGTGATGCAGGAAATGGAGCAAGTAATGCAAGAAGATTTATGATTGAGGAAGATTTGATTGAAGCTATTATTCAACTACCTGAAAATATGTTTTATAACACAGGGATAACAACATATATCTGGATTTTGTCAAATAGAAAAGAAGAAAGAAGAAAAGGCAAAATCCAGCTTATTAATGCAAATAGCATCAAGACTACACTTCGAAAGAATATGGGTAAGAAAAATTGCGAGTTTTCAAAAGCAGACAGAGAATTCATATTGAATCAATATCTGAATTTTGAAGAAAATGAGTACTCAAAAATCTTTTTAAACGATGAGTTTGGGTACTATAAGATTGTGGTAGAAAGACCTTTAAGACAAGCTGTATTATGCAATGCTGAAAATCTAAAAGAAATAGAGGAAGAGCTAAAGAAGATAGGAGCTTTTTCGGAAAAGATAAACAAGAAAATACTCGAGAGTAGTTTTATTAAAGGAACAACCTCCTCTATCAAAGAACTTGAAAAAAGTGAAAATCTTGAAGCATATATGGAAGTCTTGAAATTAATGAAGAGCGATGAAAGATATCTGGATTATGCAGCTTTTGAAAAAGAGTTTAACAATCATTTAAAAAAGAAAAATATAAAAGGCGCAAGTTTAAGTAAGTTTGTTTCAACAGGATTGCTTGACAATATGATAATTCGAGACGAAAATACTGCTATTCAAAAGGACTCGAAAGGAAATGTGATTGTAGATCCAAATCTTAGAGACACAGAAAGTATTCCTATGACTTTTGAAGGTGGAATAGAAGAGTTTATTAAAAGGGAAGTCTTGCCATATCATGCGGATGCTTTTGTAGATGAGAGTAAAACACAAATTGGCTACGAAATAAATTTCACTAAATATTTCTATAAAGCAAAAGAACTGGAACGTGTAGAAGACATTGTAAGACGCATTAAAGAGTTAGAAAGACAATCTGATGGTCTGATGGCTTCTATATTGGAGCTTTATGAATAG
- a CDS encoding class I SAM-dependent DNA methyltransferase, translating to MESTHSPFEYNKLISFIWSVADDCLRDVYVRGKYRDVILPMTLIKRFDSIIEPEKANIMKFKEMAEKNDWDVTKTLDTAVGLPFYNISNFCLKDLKHETNRQNLKKNFEEYLNGFSENVKEILQKFDFNNQLTKMTDAGILGSVIEKFTSSELNLSPYDEKNSSGDVIKKGLDNHAMGTLFEEIIRKFNEENNEEAGEHFTPRDVIELMADIAMYPIIDKIKDGTYSIYDGACGTLGMGTVAEKRLKAFAKENGKEVSIHLIGQEVNAETYAIAKADLLIKGGDTESNNVHYGSTLSDDRTSGQHFDFMLSNPPYGKTWKTDLAILGSGKDKDPKKNIIDRRFVRNYKEQDDFRMIPDVSDGQLLFFA from the coding sequence ATGGAAAGTACGCACAGCCCATTTGAATATAATAAATTAATTAGTTTTATTTGGTCTGTGGCAGATGATTGCCTAAGAGACGTTTACGTAAGAGGAAAATATAGAGATGTAATTCTTCCTATGACCTTAATCAAAAGATTTGATTCTATTATAGAACCAGAAAAAGCTAACATAATGAAGTTTAAAGAAATGGCAGAAAAAAACGATTGGGATGTTACAAAAACATTGGATACAGCTGTTGGGCTACCATTTTATAATATTTCTAATTTTTGCCTAAAAGACTTAAAGCACGAAACTAATAGGCAAAACTTAAAGAAAAATTTCGAAGAATATTTAAATGGCTTTTCAGAAAATGTAAAAGAAATTCTTCAAAAATTTGATTTTAATAACCAGTTAACAAAAATGACTGATGCTGGGATTTTAGGCTCTGTTATTGAAAAATTTACATCAAGCGAACTAAATTTGAGTCCATATGATGAGAAAAACTCTAGCGGAGATGTTATCAAAAAAGGATTAGATAATCATGCCATGGGTACCTTGTTTGAAGAAATCATTAGAAAATTTAATGAAGAAAATAACGAAGAAGCAGGGGAACACTTTACACCTCGTGATGTAATTGAGCTAATGGCCGATATTGCTATGTATCCAATTATCGATAAAATAAAAGATGGTACTTATTCAATCTATGATGGAGCCTGCGGAACTCTTGGCATGGGAACTGTTGCAGAAAAAAGACTAAAAGCATTTGCAAAAGAGAATGGTAAGGAAGTATCTATTCACTTGATTGGGCAAGAAGTAAATGCAGAAACATATGCAATTGCTAAAGCGGATTTGCTTATCAAAGGCGGAGACACAGAGTCTAATAATGTTCACTATGGGTCTACACTTTCTGATGATAGAACTTCAGGGCAACATTTTGATTTTATGTTATCTAATCCTCCATATGGTAAAACATGGAAAACAGATTTGGCTATTTTAGGAAGTGGAAAAGATAAAGACCCTAAGAAAAATATAATAGATAGACGTTTTGTTAGAAATTATAAAGAACAAGATGATTTCAGAATGATACCTGATGTAAGTGATGGACAGTTACTTTTTTTTGCTTAA
- a CDS encoding IS30 family transposase, whose amino-acid sequence MEKRKFKHFSFEDLVKIEFLLQNNKSIRYIAKQLNVAPSTVSREIKRNLNEYGIYEANLAITKRRKRYYHRYYFRFVELGKYEEFSKIFAVKYDKKVHGVKATYFYIAENFPNIERPSLKTVFNWIKTNKWVIVRSDRLRQYYKKGGKRTRNVVQRLVPSGYVKPIWARDKSIDSRQDFGHWELDLVVGKKVSGHDSILTLVERKTRKLFAKKVRNKNPRVINKAIKDLANENNLYIKTITCDNGFEFEQIALLAYWLKIIVYKAEPYASFQRGSNEHANGLIRRFYPKGFDFNLISDDDLQNTISKINSMPREIFNWKSALEVFNDNLVI is encoded by the coding sequence ATGGAAAAAAGAAAATTTAAACATTTTAGTTTCGAAGATTTAGTAAAAATTGAGTTTTTATTGCAGAACAATAAAAGTATTAGATATATCGCTAAACAACTTAATGTTGCACCCTCAACTGTCTCAAGAGAAATTAAAAGAAATCTAAATGAATATGGAATTTATGAAGCTAATTTGGCAATAACAAAAAGACGAAAAAGATATTATCATAGGTATTATTTTAGATTTGTTGAACTAGGAAAATACGAGGAATTTAGCAAAATTTTTGCAGTAAAATATGACAAAAAAGTTCATGGAGTTAAAGCGACATATTTTTATATAGCGGAAAATTTTCCGAACATTGAAAGACCTTCTTTAAAGACTGTTTTTAACTGAATCAAAACTAATAAATGGGTAATAGTTAGGAGTGACAGACTCAGACAATATTACAAAAAAGGTGGAAAAAGAACCAGAAATGTCGTGCAAAGATTAGTTCCATCAGGTTATGTAAAACCCATTTGAGCACGGGATAAATCCATAGATTCAAGGCAAGATTTTGGACATTGAGAGCTAGATTTAGTAGTTGGCAAAAAAGTTAGCGGACACGATAGTATCCTTACCTTAGTAGAAAGAAAAACCAGAAAATTATTTGCTAAAAAAGTACGAAATAAAAATCCCAGAGTCATCAATAAAGCCATCAAAGATCTTGCAAATGAAAATAATTTATATATCAAAACAATCACTTGCGACAATGGATTTGAATTTGAGCAAATTGCATTATTGGCATATTGGTTAAAAATAATAGTTTATAAAGCAGAGCCATATGCTTCATTTCAAAGAGGTTCTAACGAGCATGCCAATGGATTAATTAGAAGGTTTTATCCAAAAGGTTTTGATTTCAACCTAATCAGCGATGATGATTTGCAAAATACAATCAGTAAAATTAACTCAATGCCTAGGGAAATTTTTAATTGAAAATCCGCTTTAGAGGTCTTTAATGATAACTTGGTGATTTAA